In Camelina sativa cultivar DH55 chromosome 17, Cs, whole genome shotgun sequence, the genomic stretch aataattaagttagttttttttgtcaaaagacaTCGTGCTATCGTGTGCGCCAAGTAAATTAAAGTATTccataaaatctatatattaatatatgtaaagaCCTCTTACATTAGTACACACTATACAAGCTGTATTTGGCAACTTATTATCTCACATAAACACGCCTGTATATTagatgtatcatgtatgtattTGGCAACTTATTATCTGCTAATGTCAGTCAAACGATCACAACTCTGAACTTTATTCGGTTATTTGTATTCGTGATTACTCTTTCCTTTACTGTTTCAGAATTCTCATGTTTCATAATTCATTTCCAATAGTAGgatcttcataaaatatctttcattaattattattttaaaaaaatattctgtcTAAACACACAATGACACAATCATGGATTATTCATTATTCTGAAAAGTTTTTGAATTCATAtccatatatgatatttttaggCTTAACAGACGACCTTTTTTTTAACCACGATTACAATCaaactaggagatatcccgtgctaTAATTGTTcggtaaatctatatatatatatatatctttttgaatactaattattttagaatattatagttatttgtttgatgtataattCAGTTTTCTATTGCTTGTTTGTATTATAtgcatcattattttataaaatatttcgaagtagtaattataatattgtaattgtgagtaaataaaattaataaatttatcagccacataaatttaagttttaccAATCTGCCAttgtgaaaaattaaaattcatattttttcttcatagattgagtaatatatctttgattttaaaaattcaaatcacaacatatgctaaattttttaatatatttattaatcataagtattgtatgataattcaaaacaatttgtaaataaaattaaaaaaagatgataggaaaactataatttaaaatcttaacaaaatcttccaaatctagttattaaaaataatcatattctctacttggatataaaatcatagtttcaaaaattctgattggttatatatttttaaaaataaataataattttcttccataattaattagaaaatattttttttttgaaaattaataattatttaaaaaggaTATATTGTTTATATCTAGTCAAAGTATTTATCatctttattaaattaagtaattaatttttattaaatatttttaatagcatttaaatgtgattttttacatttttttaaggttagtttcatatttgtacttctcaattaatatagtaggatcattttgaataaatacaaacaaacacaaagtaAGCAGTCAAATACAATCAAATATTTGAATGACCAAAATTGGtatcaaaatctttttaaaatccaaCTAATATTTAATCAAACATTTAAGTTGACTAAAACAAATCttcaaacaaatttttgaattggctactatttttttggtaattgaaTATTGTTGTAATGGACAACAACAATGGCATATAGTAACAATTAAActcacatttaattttaaatctgacattttttattaaagaaaattaaaagagaatgcCATGGAACAACAAGGGCGGCTAAGTTAGTTATTTTGATGACATTTCACCTTTTAATACAATTTCTTATAATCGATCGATGATGATTGTGACTCACTGTACGTAAGCGTTTAATCagtcaaaatccaaaaatctctCAACTTTGCTTTTTTACATTCCTTTGATTCTTCCATTCAACGCTTTAGGCTAAAGTCAatcatcatcaatttccattaaATTTTCACTGATTTGCGgcgaaagttttgatttttttgttttccggtGAGAATCACTCTGTTTACTTGTTCTGAGGATTTCAGTCtctggtcttcttcttctggagaaaacaaaaaaaaacacgatcTTTGTTTTTTCGTGAACTGGGGTTTGCCGTTGGAGTGTTGATTGGTTCTGAGTAgattgaaattagggttttagatttCAGGGGGAGTTGGATTGTGAATAAAGGTTACGTTTTTGCTTATGTTTATGTGTAAAGATTCATCTTTTAGTGCTTAGATGGGTTGTGTAAGTTCTAGGCATAGGCCTTTTAGGAGAAAGTCATCAACACTCAATGAGTTACCTGTGGAGAGACCTCCTTCCTCGCGGATTGATTCGTCGAGGATAGAGGAGTGGATCCAACCGGCAGATGGGTTTGATAGATCCAGTAGCAAGAAAGATGCCAATGTTAGGTTATTTAGTTCAGGTAGGTTTCATGATGATCATCAGATTGGGAAGATATTGGAGTATCCTGAAACGGTTGGTCATATGGATCGAGTTGTTCATGATCAGGATTTGAGAAGGGTCTCTAGTGCTGTTGCAGACCCGGATTTGGAGATTGATCCAAAGGTTATGAAACAGAAGGTAGATAGATGGAATAGCAGGGATTCTAAAGTTTCTAGTCAGTTTTCTGATTATCTTCTGACTGAGAGGGAACCAGAGAAACCTCGGACTGAACCTTCGGTTCTACCGGTTCCTCGGGAACTGAAGAGGGACCCGAACTTTGTTGCTCCAAATGATGTAGAGAGGAAGCAAGTGGCTGCAGGATGGCCGACTTGGCTGGTCACCGTTGCAGGTGAGGCACTAGTGGGTTGGACTCCACGCCGAGCAAATACTTTTGAGAAGCTGGAGAAAGTAAGCTTCTTTTTGTtaactctcttctttgttgcaaatcctgtttttgtttaatatgtaGATTCAGAGTGAAACTGTAATTTATGGGTGCAGATTGGTCAAGGAACATATAGCAATGTGTATAGAGCTCGTGATCTTCTTCATAACAAGATCGTTGCGTTAAAAAAGGTCCGATTTGATCTTAACGATATGGAAAGTGTTAAGTTTATGGCAAGAGAGATCATAGTAATGAGACGGCTTGATCATCCTAATGTATTGAAACTGGAAGGGTTGATCACTGCCCCTGTTTCTTCGTCTCTCTACTTAGTTTTCGAGTATATGGATCATGATCTCTTAGGCCTTTCTTCGCTACCCGGTGTCAAGTTTTCAGAGCCTCAGGTATTGCATATAATTTGCTTTGCTAGCTACCACAATGAGAAAGTGTAGAGTTTGTGTCGCTTCAAAATCCGTGTCTTTTTCTATGTTTCTGTTCTTTAGGTTAAGTGTTACATGCGACAACTTCTAAGTGGGCTTGAACATTGTCACAGCCGCGGCGTTCTTCATCGCGATATAAAGGGCTCAAATCTACTGATTGACAGTAAGGGAGTCTTGAAGATAGCAGATTTTGGGTTAGCCACATTTTTCGACCCTGCAACAAGTGTTCCATTGACTAGCCATGTTGTCACTCTTTGGTACCGGCCACCAGAACTTTTGCTTGGAGCCACTCGTTATGGTGTTGGCGTTGATCTATGGAGCACAGGTTGCATCTTAGGTGAACTATATGCTGGTAGACCGATCCTCCCTGGAAAAACCGAGGTATGCAAATTCTCGTAGATTTCATTTCCTCCAAATTTGAGTTTGCTTCTACTCAAATGAAGTACTTACTCTTTCCAGGTAGAACAATTGCATAAAATCTTCAAGCTTTGTGGTTCACCACCAGAAAATTACTGGAGAAAACAGAAGTTATCGTCCTCAGCTGGATTCATAACCACAGTTCCTTATAGACGTAAAGTATCAGAGATGTTTAAGGACTTTCCTGCAAGTGTTCTTTCGCTTTTAGAGACTTTACTCTCCATAGATCCTGATCACCGGAGCTCTGCAGATTGTGCCCTTGAGAGTGAGGTAAATGGTTCTTGAtgttttactatttattttccTGAGGTCATCAAAGCAGTATTAGTcacaaaactctgtttttttttggtcagtaCTTCAAAACCAAGCCATTTGCTTGCGATCCATCGCACTTACCAAAGTATCCTCCTAGTAAAGAGATTGATGCTAAAATGCGGGATGAAGCGAAAAGGCGACAACCAATGAGGGCGGATAAACAAGAACGGCAAGACTCTATGACGAGAAGATCACACGAAAGAAAACTTGTCCCACCGATCAAAGCAAATCACTCTCTATCAATGACAATGGAGGTAAGTAACTCTGTAGAAGGTCTTAACTTTTAAGGTCACAATGACCATGGAGGTAACTGTTAAGCAAATCACTCTTGTGGCAAATGCAGAAACAATATCAagatttgagaagaagaaacgataGTTTCAAGTCGTTTAAAGAGGAGAGGACTCCTCATGGCCCAGTTGCTGATTATCTAAATATGCAAactagaaacaatcaaactgGTGGGAGAATTTCATACTCAGGTCCATTGATGAGCAACAGGAATATGGCTAAGTTAACGATGCATGTGAAGGAGAATGCAGTCCCTAGATACCATCAAGCTAGAGTAAACCAGAAGATGTTATCGGGATCAGTCTCCTCCAAAGCATTATTAGGTCGGCAAGATCAACCAGTCATGAATCAAAGAAGAAGGGATCGAGCACCAGTTGAAGACCCTTCTCGGGTTAGTTAATAATGATAACTgtttttattgttcttctttttttgcagcGGTTGGTTGTTTTACTAACATAACTCTGTTTCTGTGTGTACCAGTATACTCCAAGTGACAGCAAGATTTACATGTCAGGACCATTGTTGGCTCAGCCAAGAAGAGTGGACCAGAGGCTTGAAGAACATGATCGGCAACTTCAGCAAGTCAACAGACAAACACAAACGACACGCCAAGGCCGAACTCGCAATTGGTAGAGCAAAATTATGTATCAAAGAACTGAGTTGTCTGTAACTTGTACCACACCAAATAACTATTCAGGACAGACTCGTCAAAAA encodes the following:
- the LOC104754494 gene encoding probable serine/threonine-protein kinase At1g54610, with the translated sequence MGCVSSRHRPFRRKSSTLNELPVERPPSSRIDSSRIEEWIQPADGFDRSSSKKDANVRLFSSGRFHDDHQIGKILEYPETVGHMDRVVHDQDLRRVSSAVADPDLEIDPKVMKQKVDRWNSRDSKVSSQFSDYLLTEREPEKPRTEPSVLPVPRELKRDPNFVAPNDVERKQVAAGWPTWLVTVAGEALVGWTPRRANTFEKLEKIGQGTYSNVYRARDLLHNKIVALKKVRFDLNDMESVKFMAREIIVMRRLDHPNVLKLEGLITAPVSSSLYLVFEYMDHDLLGLSSLPGVKFSEPQVKCYMRQLLSGLEHCHSRGVLHRDIKGSNLLIDSKGVLKIADFGLATFFDPATSVPLTSHVVTLWYRPPELLLGATRYGVGVDLWSTGCILGELYAGRPILPGKTEVEQLHKIFKLCGSPPENYWRKQKLSSSAGFITTVPYRRKVSEMFKDFPASVLSLLETLLSIDPDHRSSADCALESEYFKTKPFACDPSHLPKYPPSKEIDAKMRDEAKRRQPMRADKQERQDSMTRRSHERKLVPPIKANHSLSMTMEKQYQDLRRRNDSFKSFKEERTPHGPVADYLNMQTRNNQTGGRISYSGPLMSNRNMAKLTMHVKENAVPRYHQARVNQKMLSGSVSSKALLGRQDQPVMNQRRRDRAPVEDPSRYTPSDSKIYMSGPLLAQPRRVDQRLEEHDRQLQQVNRQTQTTRQGRTRNW